In Nicotiana tabacum cultivar K326 chromosome 19, ASM71507v2, whole genome shotgun sequence, one DNA window encodes the following:
- the LOC142173706 gene encoding uncharacterized protein LOC142173706, with protein sequence MNNVLRRARELPLLTMMDFIQEKLQIWFYERRTTTKGIFHEISNSAEATLNDKIKSVFTFRVLPIDRLKFKVNEGGMEFIINRDKRTCDCSEFQLDEIPCEHAIAAIDTIYQNKSAFCSTYYTRDFWLKIYERQVNSVGNSTTWVIPDTIKSEITKPPDAKVMLGR encoded by the coding sequence ATGAATAATGTCTTGAGACGTGCAAGAGAATTGCCACTTTTAACAATGATGGATTTCATACAAGAAAAATTGCAAATCTGGTTCTATGAAAGAAGGACAACAACAAAAGGAATTTTCCATGAAATATCAAACTCGGCAGAAGCAACATTGAATGACAAAATTAAATCAGTTTTTACATTTAGAGTATTGCCCATTGATCGACTCAAATTCAAAGTCAACGAAGGGGGTAtggaatttattattaatcgAGACAAGAGAACATGTGATTGTTCTGAATTTCAGCTAGACGAGATACCCTGTGAACATGCAATTGCTGCAATTGACACTATATATCAAAATAAATCGGCTTTCTGCTCCACCTATTATACAAGGGACTTTTGGTTAAAAATATATGAAAGGCAAGTAAATTCTGTAGGTAATTCAACTACATGGGTTATACCAGATACTATTAAATCAGAAATCACTAAGCCTCCGGATGCAAAAGTTATGCTAGGAAGATGA